In Panthera uncia isolate 11264 chromosome B4, Puncia_PCG_1.0, whole genome shotgun sequence, one genomic interval encodes:
- the LOC125920101 gene encoding taste receptor type 2 member 46-like encodes MVTVLLSIFSIVVIIEFLLGNFANGFIALVNFIDWTKRQKISSVDHILAALAVSRIGLLWVMIINWYATLFNPDFYSLEVRIIFQIAWAVSNHFSIWLATSLSIFYLFKIANFSSRIFLRLKWRVKSVVLVMLLGSLFLLFSHVAAVSIYEKVQTKAYEGNVTWRTKWTDMAHLSNMTVFTLANFIPFGMSLTSFVLLIFSLWKHLKRMQLCGKGSQDPSTKVHIRAMQTVVSFLLFFAGYILNLIVTVWSFNGLQKELFMFCQVLAFVYPSIHSLMLIWGNKKLKQAFLSVLYQEKYWLKEQKHSTP; translated from the coding sequence ATGGTAACCGTACTACTGAGCATTTTTTCCATCGTAGTAATAATAGAATTTCTTCTAGGAAATTTTGCCAATGGCTTCATAGCACTGGTGAACTTCATTGACTGGACCAAGAGACAAAAGATCTCCTCGGTTGATCACATTCTCGCTGCTCTGGCTGTCTCCAGAATTGGTTTGCTCTGGGTAATGATAATAAATTGGTATGCAACTTTGTTCAATCCAGATTTCTATAGCTTAGaagtaagaattatttttcaaattgccTGGGCAGTAAGCAATCATTTTAGCATCTGGCTGGCTACTAGCCTCagcatattttatttgttcaaaatagCCAACTTCTCCAGCCGTATTTTCCTTCGCCTCAAGTGGAGAGTTAAAAGCGTCGTGCTTGTGATGCTGCTGGGGTCTTTGTTCTTATTGTTTTCTCATGTTGCAGCAGTGAGCATATATGAGAAAGTGCAGACTAAGGCATACGAAGGGAATGTCACTTGGAGGACCAAATGGACGGACATGGCACACCTCTCAAATATGACTGTATTCACACTAGCAAACTTCATACCCTTTGGTATGTCCCTGACGTCTTTTGTGCTGTTGATCTTTTCCCTCTGGAAACATCTCAAGCGGATGCAGCTCTGTGGCAAGGGATCCCAAGATCCCAGCACCAAGGTCCACATAAGAGCCATGCAGACGGTCGTctcctttctcttgttctttgcCGGTTACATTCTGAATCTAATTGTTACAGTTTGGAGTTTTAACGGGCTGCAGAAGGAACTGTTCATGTTTTGCCAGGTACTTGCCTTCGTGTATCCTTCGATCCACTCGCTGATGTTGATTTGGGGAAACAAGAAGCTAAAACAGGCCTTTCTGTCTGTTTTATACCAGGAGAAGTACTGGCTGAAAGAACAGAAACACTCAACTCCGTAG